GAGCGCTCTACGTCAAACGCGGCATTCCATTTTGTCCGCTTATTCGTGGTGGTCATCAGGAAATGGGACGCCGAGCCGGAACGGAAAACACGCTTGGGATCGTCGGATTCGGGAAAGCGATTGAAATGCGGAAAATCGAAATGGAATCTGAAGGAAAACGCCTCTTGGAATTGAAAAATATCCTTCGCGCCGGTATCGAAAAAAATATTCCAGACATTAAATTTAATGGCCATCCAACCGACAGTCTGTCCGGAACGCTGAATGTTTCTTTCGATGGCGCTGAAGGCGAATCCATCCTTCTTTATCTGGATTTTGCCGGAATTGAAATTTCTACCGGCTCGGCATGCGCTTCCGGTTCACTCGACCCGTCGCATGTTTTATTGGCAACCGGATTGTCGGCAGAACGCGCCCACGGTTCGGTTCGTATGAGTCTTGGACGCGAAAATACGGCAAAAGAAATGCCTTATGTCGTTAAAACATTGGAAGAAGTTATCCGAAAAGTCCGCTCAATGTCAACAATTTACGGAAGGAATGATAAGTGAATATGACGAATTGGTTATACACCGATACTGTCAAAGACCATTTTTTAAATCCAAAAAATATCTTGAAAGATGAAGAAAATTTTCAATATGATGGCAAAGGCATCACCGGTAATGTCAAGTGCGGCGACCAGATGATGATGCTGATTCAGATTGATAAAGAAAAAAATATCATTAAAGATTGCCGTTGGAGGACCTATGGATGTGCCAGCGCTATTGCCAGCACGTCAGTTCTATCTGAAATGATTAAAGGAATGACACTGGATGAAGCGTACCATCTCACGCCCAAAGATGTCGTAAAAGGACTTGGATCATTACCGGCACATAAAATTCACTGTTCCGTCCTCGGCGACAAAGCGCTGAGAGCCGCCATCACCGATTATTATCGGCGAAACGATCAAAAAGAAAAGATCGAGACCGAAGATGCGCGGATCATTTGCCAATGTATGATTGTAACCGATCAGGAAATTGAAAACGCCGTTCTTGAAGGCGCGCGAACATTCATCGAACTTCAGGAAATGACCAAACTCGGAACTGTCTGCGGACAATGCAAAGACGAGGCGACACAATTGCTTGGCGAATACATCCAAAAACATTTCGCCCCAGAAAAAGACTAAATCTTTTTCCTTTGAACGGCTGATCTGAATTTATACGGTTCCACTTCCATTTATCTTTGGTAATTATTCTTTTCCTTTCCCCGTTATCAGTTCAGACTCTTTGAGTCTTGTAGAAATCACGAGACTAACCACCATTAACCCGATCATTACCATTAAAGGCAAAGTCATAGAACCTGTCACAGGAGATTTGAAGATGTCCATTCCAAAAATAAAAGAAATCCCTGAAATTTGTCCCATCAATAAAAGCAATCCGTTGGATGTGCCTTCTGGC
This is a stretch of genomic DNA from Candidatus Marinimicrobia bacterium CG08_land_8_20_14_0_20_45_22. It encodes these proteins:
- a CDS encoding iron-sulfur cluster assembly scaffold protein, which translates into the protein MTNWLYTDTVKDHFLNPKNILKDEENFQYDGKGITGNVKCGDQMMMLIQIDKEKNIIKDCRWRTYGCASAIASTSVLSEMIKGMTLDEAYHLTPKDVVKGLGSLPAHKIHCSVLGDKALRAAITDYYRRNDQKEKIETEDARIICQCMIVTDQEIENAVLEGARTFIELQEMTKLGTVCGQCKDEATQLLGEYIQKHFAPEKD